The following proteins come from a genomic window of Triticum aestivum cultivar Chinese Spring chromosome 6A, IWGSC CS RefSeq v2.1, whole genome shotgun sequence:
- the LOC123130909 gene encoding aluminum-activated malate transporter 6-like gives MATQPLLPPEQRTLRAALDQRGLAEPLLSSYWSDGHYDARGDGPLRRAAGAVCAAGRELWTFSRNDPRKPVYAAKVATALALITLLVFLREPSDIVSHSVWAILTVVVVFEFSIGATLSKGLNRGLGTLTAGGLALAVAESARHMGDQDIVFLIITTFAVGFATTLIKVHPKMKLYEYGLRVFLLTFCYVTVSGYNTGEFVGGTALSRFLLIVIGAAVSLAVNIGIYPIWAGEDLHHLVARNFARVAESLEGCVDGYLTCMEYQRVPSKILTYQASDDPLYSGYRAAVEAQTQEEALLGFAIWEPPHGPYKMMKYPWQSYTKVGGALRHCSFAVMALHGCILSEIQSAPENRQVFSAELHRVGDEAAKVLRELGHRVKTMTRLSSPNILSEVLHAAEELQKKIDQRSYLLVNTDRWGEREDTAASTTTCSRHEAGAGASRENEAPPPPPEQAVVINIPPMHKSESNTTVARAAGVNVPPLHKSESNTTLARAASVSIPPLHKSESSTTLARTASVSVPPLHKSESNTTLARAAGVSIPPLHKSESNTTLARTTSVSIPPLHKSESTTTVARAAALGNVHKSESSTSLARFDSAASWAAMSLADGLALKPQGSWHHRVPPFHPGQPVDAAEARTYESASALSLGTFASLLIEFVARLGNLVNAVEELSDKAAFKDPVEEPSVLTREEETGVFGRMTKFFRLKR, from the exons atgGCGACGCAGCCGCTTCTGCCGCCGGAGCAGCGCACGCTGCGCGCGGCGCTGGACCAGCGGGGGCTCGCGGAGCCGCTGCTGTCGTCCTACTGGAGCGACGGCCACTACGACGCGCGGGGCGATGGGCCCCttcggcgggcggcgggggcggtgtgCGCGGCCGGCAGGGAGCTGTGGACGTTCTCGCGCAATGACCCCAGGAAGCCCGTGTACGCGGCCAAGGTGGCCACGGCGCTCGCGCTCATCACGCTGCTCGTCTTCCTCCGCGAGCCCAGCGACATTGTCAGCCACTCCGTCTGGGCCATCCtcaccgtcgtcgtcgtcttcgAGTTCAGCATCG GTGCAACCTTGAGCAAAGGCCTTAACAGGGGATTGGGGACTCTGACGGCAGGCGGGCTTGCTCTAGCAGTTGCTGAATCGGCTAGGCACATGGGCGACCAGGACATAGTGTTtctcatcatcaccaccttcgccGTTG GATTCGCTACAACCTTGATAAAGGTGCACCCCAAGATGAAGCTGTACGAGTACGGGCTCCGCGTCTTCCTGCTCACCTTCTGCTACGTGACGGTGTCCGGGTACAACACGGGGGAGTTCGTCGGCGGCACGGCCCTGAGCAGGTTCTTGCTCATCGTCATCGGCGCCGCCGTCAGCCTGGCGGTGAACATAGGCATATACCCGATCTGGGCGGGAGAGGACCTGCACCACCTGGTGGCCAGGAACTTCGCCAGAGTCGCTGAATCCTTAGAAG GGTGCGTCGATGGATACCTGACATGCATGGAGTACCAAAGGGTTCCTTCCAAGATTCTCACGTACCAAGCTTCCGATGATCCTCTGTACAGTGGGTACAGGGCGGCTGTCGAGGCACAGACACAAGAGGAAGCACTG CTGGGGTTTGCCATATGGGAGCCACCGCACGGACCATACAAGATGATGAAGTACCCCTGGCAGAGCTACACCAAGGTTGGCGGCGCGCTGAGGCACTGCTCCTTCGCCGTCATGGCGCTGCACGGGTGCATACTGTCGGAGATCCAGTCGGCGCCGGAGAACAGGCAGGTGTTCAGCGCCGAGCTCCACAGGGTGGGCGATGAGGCGGCCAAGGTGCTGCGGGAGCTCGGGCACCGGGTGAAGACCATGACCAGGCTGAGCTCGCCCAACATCCTCTCCGAGGTCCTCCACGCCGCTGAGGAGTTGCAGAAGAAGATCGACCAGCGGTCCTACCTCCTCGTCAACACGGATCGTTGGGGGGAGAGGGAGGacaccgccgcctccaccaccacctgCAGCCGGCACGAGGCAGGAGCCGGAGCCTCCAGGGAAAATgaggcgccaccgccgccgccggagcaggCCGTCGTCATCAACATCCCTCCAATGCACAAGTCGGAGTCGAACACGACTGTCGCCCGGGCCGCCGGCGTCAACGTCCCTCCACTGCACAAGTCGGAGTCGAACACGACCCTCGCCCGGGCCGCCAGCGTCAGCATCCCTCCACTGCACAAGTCGGAGTCGAGCACGACCCTCGCCCGGACCGCCAGCGTCAGCGTCCCTCCACTGCATAAGTCGGAGTCGAACACGACCCTCGCCCGGGCCGCCGGCGTCAGCATCCCTCCACTGCACAAGTCGGAGTCGAACACGACCCTCGCCCGGACCACCAGCGTCAGCATCCCTCCACTGCACAAGTCGGAGTCCACCACGACCGTCGCCCGGGCCGCGGCCCTCGGCAACGTGCACAAGTCGGAGTCGAGCACGTCGCTCGCCCGGTTCGACTCGGCGGCGTCGTGGGCGGCCATGTCGCTGGCGGACGGCCTGGCGCTCAAGCCCCAGGGGTCCTGGCACCACCGGGTGCCGCCGTTCCACCCGGGCCAGCCGGTCGACGCCGCGGAGGCGAGGACGTACGAGAGCGCGAGCGCGCTGTCTCTGGGCACCTTCGCGTCGCTCCTCATCGAGTTCGTGGCGCGGCTCGGGAACCTCGTCAACGCCGTCGAGGAGCTCAGCGACAAGGCCGCCTTCAAGGATCCCGTGGAGGAGCCATCCGTGTTAACAAGGGAGGAGGAGACTGGTGTTTTTGGCAGAATGACAAAGTTTTTCAGGCTGAAGAGATGA
- the LOC123130908 gene encoding uncharacterized protein — MSMRHLGGLVQRGLWLDAVEYLDRYLPPPASPMSFRAQVLRQFLLMHHRFASAVDGIVAKAVPRNYLQLDNGRAISHADLRLRSISLSTLAVDEVRANMDWETVRRKASLAVSRLAGSTPELRGCIALPATSNKLHHVCSTRLQLGAGKGLSASCMFTFENKIIFFFIYI, encoded by the exons ATGAGCATGCGGCACCTGGGCGGCCTGGTCCAGCGGGGCCTGTGGCTGGACGCCGTCGAATACCTGGACAGGTACCTGCCGCCGCCCGCCAGTCCCATGAGCTTCCGCGCCCAGGTCCTCCGTCAATTCCTCCTGATGCACCACCGCTTCGCCAGCGCCGTCGACGGCATCGTTGCCAAGGCCGTGCCCAGGAACTACCTCCAACTTGACAACGGCAGGGCCATCAGCCACGCCGATCTGAGGCTCCGCTCCATCTCCTTGTCCACACTCGCCGTCGACGAAGTCAG GGCCAACATGGACTGGGAGACAGTGCGGCGCAAGGCATCGCTTGCCGTCTCCAGGTTGGCTGGTTCTACTCCAGAGCTGCGAGGCTGCATCGCGCTGCCGGCCACCAGCAACAAGCTGCACCACGTATGTTCAACGAGACTGCAATTAGGGGCGGGAAAAGGGTTGTCAGCCAGTTGTATGTTCACATTTGAAAACAAaatcatattttttttcatttacATTTAA